In one Conger conger chromosome 5, fConCon1.1, whole genome shotgun sequence genomic region, the following are encoded:
- the LOC133128853 gene encoding cytochrome P450 2F5-like: MPLAHILPLDGTAVLFIILSFIILISILNHKQTNKKFPPGPRPLPLVGNVFILDRKRPFKTLMELKEKYGSVFSIQLGLRKMVVLTGYETVKEALVLKADQFAERPDIPIFKKITKGNGIIFGHGDSWKTIRKFTLTVLRNLGMGKQNIEEKIIKESEHLVKQFEAKNGHPFLTTIPINAAASNIIVSLIMGERLEYEDENFIKLLVLINESFRLAGGPYIQLYNMFPMLHHLPGPHHKVLEHQNILKDFFRKIFIQHREVLDENDKRSYIDAFMSKMDEEKNDPYSHFHEMNLLCSVTNLFVAGTETSSSTLCWALFILIKHPNIQMRIHEEIDRVIGGSTPRAQHRQLMPFTDAVIHEIQRFADILPMDLPHETTSDVILRGYCIPKGTYVIPLLRSVHRDTNHWEKPDQFYPQHFLDEQGKFVKREAFMPFSAGRRICIGESLARMELFLFFTSLVQTFSFHAPEGVNGEDIDLSPVGGLTLVPPNIQVRALVRSRNT; encoded by the exons ATGCCATTGGCACACATCTTGCCTCTGGATGGCACCGCCGTTCTATTTATTATCTTGAGTTTCATCATCCTTATTTCTATTCTTAACCACAAACAAACCAATAAGAAATTCCCACCAGGACCCAGGCCTCTTCCACTAGTAGGGAATGTATTTATTCTGGACAGAAAAAGACCTTTTAAGACTCTGATGGAG ctgAAGGAAAAGTATGGCTCAGTATTCAGCATCCAGTTGGGCTTGAGGAAAATGGTTGTTCTGACTGGTTATGAGACTGTGAAAGAGGCGCTTGTCTTGAAAGCTGACCAATTTGCAGAGAGACCAGATATTCCAATATTCAAGAAAATTACTAAAGGAAATG GTATCATTTTTGGCCATGGGGATTCATGGAAAACTATCCGTAAATTCACACTTACAGTCCTACGTAATCTCGGAATGGGAAAGCAGAACATTGAGGAAAAAATCATCAAGGAATCTGAACATCTCGTGAAGCAGTTTGAAGCAAAGAATG GTCATCCATTTCTGACAACAATTCCTATTAACGCAGCTGCATCTAACATAATAGTCTCCCTGATTATGGGAGAAAGACTGGAATATGAAGATGAAAATTTCATTAAACTTTTGGTCTTGATCAATGAGAGCTTCAGACTTGCTGGAGGCCCATATATACAG TTGTACAACATGTTCCCCATGTTGCACCATTTGCCTGGACCACATCATAAAGTTTTAGAACACCAGAATATTCTGAAGGACTTCTTCAGAAAAATTTTCATCCAGCACAGAGAAGTTcttgatgaaaatgacaaaagaaGCTACATTGATGCTTTCATGAGCAAGATGGATGAG GAGAAGAACGACCCATATTCCCACTTCCATGAGATGAACCTCCTGTGTTCAGTCACAAATCTGTTTGTGGCTGGGACAGAGACCTCGTCCAGCACCCTTTGCTGGGCTCTCTTTATCCTGATCAAGCACCCCAACATCCAGA TGAGGATCCATGAGGAGATTGACAGGGTCATTGGAGGGTCAACGCCCAGGGCTCAGCACCGTCAGCTGATGCCCTTCACAGATGCTGTGATTCATGAGATTCAGAGATTTGCCGACATCCTGCCCATGGACCTGCCtcatgaaaccacctctgatgTCATCCTCAGGGGCTACTGTATACCCAAG GGGACCTATGTTATCCCACTGCTGAGATCAGTGCACCGGGATACAAACCACTGGGAGAAGCCAGACCAGTTCTACCCGCAGCATTTCCTTGATGAGCAGGGAAAGTTTGTCAAGCGAGAAGCCTTCATGCCATTTTCTGCAG GCCGCAGAATATGCATTGGAGAGTCGCTGGCCAGGATGGAGCTGTTCCTTTTCTTCACATCTCTGGTACAGACCTTCTCCTTTCACGCTCCTGAAGGGGTGAATGGGGAAGATATTGACCTGTCCCCAGTTGGGGGTCTGACTCTTGTCCCCCCAAACATCCAGGTGCGCGCCCTGGTCCGAAGCAGAAACACCTAG